The nucleotide sequence ACAGAAGACATTTTTTGTTACTACGGAAGATAGTGCTGCTATTACCAGTGAAGAAGACCAGAATTGATAAAACCCAATCAGTCGACACAAACTGTGATTGCTCTAAATGAAAAGCCCAGTCAGACGTGGGATCCTTACTTCACTTCACAGAGAAGCTACACTTTAGGATGAGCTAAAACAATTATAAAGCTATGTTTTCCCCCCAAAAAGCTAAATGACATAGCAGTGTTACTTTGTGCTGCTCACAAATGAAGCTGCAAGCACTAGCACAcatccccccacacacacacacaacttcagTCTTCTGAATGGCACCAGGACCCTCGAGGGCTCCCTGAGAACTTTCTCGGCTATCACTGATTGGTTACTTTCAAGTCCTATCGTTTCGTTTTCCTTCTACCCTAATATTGGCTTCATTCCGCTGTTCATCCGTCTTCTCATCGACTGTGCATGCCAAAGATGAGGAAGCTGAAGAAGACCGTGACCCCGACCAAAGAGATGGTGGCCGGGGCAGTGAACAGCTGGCGGTAGTTGATTCGGAAGTACCAGATGACGGCGAGCAGCACCACGAACACAGGGACCACCAGGCTTCCAGTGCTGAGAGCCAGGCCGGCCGAGCGCAGCCCCCCGCTGAGCCTGGAGCCCCTCCCAGCTCGAGGGCTCTCCTCTGCGGCCACCTCGCGCAGAGCCTGGGCTTGAGAGACGTGACAGTGGAGGACGCTGTTGTGGGTGATGTTGAGGGACAGGAGAGAGCGCTGAGGGTCCTGCAACAGCTGACCCTGGTAGATGAGCTTAATCTGATGCTCCCGGCCAGAGAAGTATTTACtgatggagagacacagagggagGAATCATTTACAACAACAGAGCTGTGTGTGCAATTAAACCCAAACATGTCATTTTAGAAGAAACACATAAAGATCTATGTGTATTCTGAATACAAATACCAAGAcaattagattttttctttttttacagtaggATGCATAAACTGCTTAGATGGTCACACTTTAAGGTCGTATTCtcgccattaacaaaccattttgcctcaataaactcctaatttgatgcttattaatagtaCATAAAGTAGCGGTTACATTTAGGTACTGGGAAGGATTAGGGGTGTAGAATATGTgcttataagtactaataaacagccaatatgttaataataagcaactagttaatagtgagaaccgTTCCTTATAATAAAgggtttttagatattttataagAACTCCCCtatgtttaaagtttaaacagaAACTTACGTTCAAATCAGATTTTAAAAGAAAGTCTTTTTGGGATTTGTCCAATTCCTCTATGAGAGTTaactttctttttgtgtgtgtttgtctcaccTCTTCAGCAGTCCAACGGTGTCCTGTGGTCTGAGTACTGCCAGCTCCTCCGTGTCATTCAGGAACTTCAGTCTCACAGTGATACTGGCGGCCTCATCCTCTGCCTCCTCTTCGGTCCCTTCCTCCTtcccctcttcttcttcttcttcatcaccCTGGACATAGCTCACTTTCTTCCTCCCACCCT is from Carassius auratus strain Wakin chromosome 28, ASM336829v1, whole genome shotgun sequence and encodes:
- the tmub2 gene encoding transmembrane and ubiquitin-like domain-containing protein 2, which translates into the protein MAVCALTVLDGLGEEATALGGVVILFLAMVFAWLSTHVADRGDHILGTILTVGAHASLIGLGGHDSYASPPPSSEPSEQQDEEPAEEEKQEEGEDVPGEELLDIQGGRKKVSYVQGDEEEEEEGKEEGTEEEAEDEAASITVRLKFLNDTEELAVLRPQDTVGLLKSKYFSGREHQIKLIYQGQLLQDPQRSLLSLNITHNSVLHCHVSQAQALREVAAEESPRAGRGSRLSGGLRSAGLALSTGSLVVPVFVVLLAVIWYFRINYRQLFTAPATISLVGVTVFFSFLIFGMHSR